Proteins encoded in a region of the Salvelinus fontinalis isolate EN_2023a chromosome 17, ASM2944872v1, whole genome shotgun sequence genome:
- the LOC129813896 gene encoding ETS-related transcription factor Elf-1-like, producing the protein MSSMLQQTELIFEFASDHVNNGLQLDEHLAYPAVIVEQIPQSHLLSYTGLACEQTHTEDHLLTTVEDSESGDEETMETLVAAETLLNMDSPDSLSLDQQHYTQLYVPALGDVITSPVTHQLTVSAEGLVGALGQPQWVTLQRETVAEQPKKKRAKKSKRPESPTPDITFKRGKYSKGNTMFLWQFLIELLQDRQACPRYIKWTNRHAGIFKLVNSKAVARLWGKHKNKPDMNYETMGRALRYYYQRGILNKVEGQRLVYQFASLPKDMVFISDDEDQEDQDNHEEEEDDDDDGIPDDPEGSLPYSDQSLDDLGSYEHSFLPPPQATRGYHRSRQTSIGPAAAQRRRPGPKPKTQTPAPSLVHRRTVLRPPGGSLIQQQHLPIVSAEMLRTLQNVQSLQPGQHGSVFRTAQLLGSLCERQAASAEQTTSQIVTLQLQPSTDCGVGCPETADQYQPLAP; encoded by the exons ATGTCTTCCATGCTGCAGCAGACGGAACTCATCTTTGAGTTTGCCAGCGACCACGTGAACAATGGACTACAG CTGGATGAGCACTTGGCCTATCCTGCAGTGATAGTGGAGCAGATCCCACAATCCCACCTGCTCTCCTACACAGGCCTGGCCTgtgagcagacacacacagaagaCCACCTGctaacaacag TGGAGGACAGTGAGAGTGGAGATGAGGAAACCATGGAAACACTGGTGGCAGCTGAGACTCTCCTCAACATGGACtcccctgactccctctctctggaCCAACAGCACtaca CCCAGCTGTACGTCCCCGCCCTGGGTGATGTCATCACGTCACCCGTTACCCACCAGTTGACGGTGTCAGCGGAAGGCCTTGTGGGAGCTCTGGGCCAGCCCCAGTGGGTCACGCTGCAGAGGGAGACTGTTGCTGAGCAACCAAAGAAGAAGAGAG CTAAGAAATCCAAAAGGCCTGAATCTCCCACACCGGACATCACATTCAAGAGGGGCAAATACAGCAAAG GTAACACTATGTTCTTGTGGCAGTTCCTGATTGAGCTTCTCCAGGACAGACAGGCCTGCCCACGTTACATCAAATGGACCAATCGGCATGCAGGGATCTTTAAGCTGGTCAACTCCAAGGCTGTGGCCAGACTCTGGGGCAAACACAAGAACAAACCAGACATGAACTATGAGACCATGGGCCGAGCACTCAG GTACTACTACCAGCGTGGGATTCTGAACAAGGTAGAGGGTCAGAGGCTGGTCTACCAGTTTGCCTCTCTGCCCAAAGACATGGTCTTCATCAGTGACGACGAAGACCAGGAGGACCAAGACAAtcatgaggaagaagaggacgatgatgatgatggcaTCCCAGATGACCCAGAGGGCAGTCTGCCCTACAGCGACCAATCCCTGGACGATTTAGGGTCCTACGAGCATTCTTTCCTTCCCCCTCCCCAGGCTACCAGAGGCTACCATAGGTCCAGACAGACCAGCATAGGTCCAGCAGCAGCCCAGCGGCGCCGACCCGGCCCAAAACCCAAGACCCAAACCCCAGCCCCGTCCTTAGTCCATCGCAGGACAGTCCTCCGGCCACCAGGGGGCAGTCTGATCCAGCAGCAGCATCTGCCTATAGTCTCAGCTGAGATGCTGCGGACCCTGCAGAACGTGCAGTCTCTGCAGCCTGGTCAGCATGGGTCAGTCTTCAGAACTGCTCAGCTGCTGGGGAGTCTGTGTGAGAGACAGGCTGCAAGTGCAGAACAGACCACCAGTCAGATAGTGACTCTGCAGTTACAGCCCTCCACTGATTGTGGAGTAGGATGCCCCGAGACAGCTGATCAGTATCAGCCACTTGCCCCATAG